The Apodemus sylvaticus chromosome 19, mApoSyl1.1, whole genome shotgun sequence sequence GCTCCAGTCTTTAAGTCTTAATAGACCTAATTCTATTGTGTGTACTTACTACTACATTGTTCAATCAATGTATATGAGTGAAGTTTTAATTTTCAGACGGAGCAAGCTCTCCTCTCTTATGGCTTATTTTAaattgtaactgaaaaagagtatgaaacagagctctctctctacctcttgcTTGTGGGTTGAGATGTGGGACGTCTACCACCCGACTCCCCACTATGGTTACAGATGCTAACTCGCTGGAACCCGGAAGTGATGTAAGATGTACAGGAAGTTCCTCCAGCTACTGTCTGGGCTATTGTGAGGAGACAGATTAGTTAGTCCAGAAGGAAGTTCTACCTGCTCCGCTACAGGTGGCTGCTACCGAGACTCTTGGGGAAGCCATTGTCGCCATGTCTGACCAGGAGCCTAAGCCTTCAAGTGGGGGATTACAGGATGAGAAGAAAGATGTTATTAAAATCAAAGTTATCGGAGAAGATAGAAGTGAGATACACTTCAGACTGAAAATGACAACAAAGCTCAAGAAACTCAAGGACTCATACAGTCGAAGACAGGGTCTGTCAGTGAATTCACTGAAGTTTCTCTTTGAAGGCCAGAAGATTGCTGATAACCATACTGCAGAAGAGCTGGGCATGGAGGAGGAAGATGTGATTGAAGTTTATCAGGAACAGACGGGAGGTGGTCTGTCATTCAACAATTTAGGAAGATCTGATTGAAAGTTATCTGGAAAAATCCGAAATCGTTCAACAGTTTAGAAgttctttgtaatttttcttttcccctgatttttttcttttctttctttctttttttttttaatggttcttTTGTAATGTGGTGTTCAGAGCGAAAATTGAACATTGTGACTTCATCTCTTTAGAACATCTGGTCGTCTGCATTCTAGTGCTCAGTATTTATTATTAGGATGATCTTGGTGATCATCCTCGGCTCCTTTCATCTATGAACCACGAGGCTGCCCTTCTCCGGACCACTGGGAGAATCTCCCACGCCATCCAATTGGCCAGGAATTCCAGCACGTGACTATTTTCAAACCTAGCTTGTGATTTTCAGGGCAAGGTGGAAGTTTTCAGAGAATTGAACCGTGGCGAGTGATCTTGCCTCAGATTGAAGCTGTTTCCAAAGTCTGAGGGTCTGGTACAAGAGCCGAGTAACAGGTTTGGAGTCGTGACGAGAGACACGGCAAGAGTTACAACTGATTGCCACAACTGAGCCCTGAAGAGAAAGCATCTCCGGATTAAATTAGCCTTGTCATGTGAGCCCAGAATATTCTAATTTTCATCAGCAGTTAATAATAAAGTTATTCTGACAAAAAGTAATAGGAAATGTTTAAACTTATTGAAAAGGGTGTCGAGTATTATAAGAAATAACAGAGCATTTGAGTAATACTTTTACACATATATTCTGTCAAATTTGCTTGGAACCAAAGTGtttcatataaaaattaagaCCTCTATCTAAGCTCATTCCTTTCCTctctattgctttttttttaaaaaaaacatatttttgttacttttaattatgtgtatgtgagcataaGTGCTGGTGCTCACGGGAGCCAGAGGGTCCTCATTCCCTAAGGAGTTACTGGTGGGTGTGAGTCATGCAACATGATTGCTAGAAACTAAATcccagtcctctgtaagagctgtACTTAGAGTATACTCTTAACTACAGAGCTATCTTTCTAGCTCCTTTTCCTCTATCAAAAGTAAGCACCATTGTTATCTCAAAAGATAACATATACATATCTGCATGACTATGTATATTCATCTACAACCCAATCTCATGTTTGTACTTTTACAACATGTTTGATTAAAGCTGATTAACCTTTTTACAGTTGAGAAATATATTGATTAACCTTTTTGTAGTTGAGAAATATATACagttattaaaaattattgtcaatattttcaatttaattttgttaCTATGTATAGATTCAATTACTGTTTTCGTGAGTGGTAGTGTTTTGTTGGATGcatgtttgttcttttaaaactCCGTGTATTTATTGGTCTCACCTTAAACTATGTCAATATCTTGCTAGCAAGAATAATGGTCTTGTGAACATCCTACCATCTGTCT is a genomic window containing:
- the LOC127669190 gene encoding small ubiquitin-related modifier 1-like, whose amino-acid sequence is MSDQEPKPSSGGLQDEKKDVIKIKVIGEDRSEIHFRLKMTTKLKKLKDSYSRRQGLSVNSLKFLFEGQKIADNHTAEELGMEEEDVIEVYQEQTGGGLSFNNLGRSD